In Synechococcus sp. KORDI-100, a single window of DNA contains:
- a CDS encoding NAD(P)H-quinone oxidoreductase subunit O, which yields MAETDAAPAAKAKPAALRKGALVRVNREAYQNSLEASASDPVAPAYIFEGPGELLVVNGDYGQVRWNRPVPDVWLRMDQLEACS from the coding sequence ATGGCCGAAACCGACGCTGCCCCCGCCGCGAAGGCCAAACCGGCGGCTCTCAGAAAAGGTGCGCTCGTGCGGGTCAACCGGGAGGCTTACCAGAACAGCCTGGAAGCGTCCGCGAGTGATCCCGTGGCCCCTGCCTACATCTTCGAAGGGCCGGGAGAACTGCTGGTTGTCAACGGCGACTACGGCCAGGTGCGCTGGAACCGCCCCGTTCCCGATGTGTGGTTACGGATGGATCAGCTCGAAGCCTGCTCCTGA
- a CDS encoding glycosyltransferase family 39 protein: protein MRLHWRFWGALLLIWLLSTLVDRLWWELQTGLPAWDQADYLNSAMDHGRALGVLPGGQWQGWDALLDLSPKIPPLASLVNGTVMAVSGDDPAAAAWSLSLWHGLLLLAVAGWGRQLHGQGLALLACLLTALAPALLDLRTDYVLEMPLAAVGTLALWRLGCWCDPQRGGRWGQACLATALALAAVLVKQSALLMLTPAGLWAAAIAIRRGRAWWRQALLLPLMTGLLIGPWLRHNWITSLGGTNRAVFESAAREGDPGVFSLESWTWYLRLLPEQLGPVLLLIGSSGLVLWWVQRRWPSRDDPWHWPWLLINLLAAWLLTSLSPNKSDRYITPLLPMLLLLLARGWWQWGGWLHQQRTWLAPVALISGLIACLPAGWAAQLERFEDRPRGPLEELVRAAGGGQPGRSPRTVIVVPSTSDLNQHNVSYYGRRQGGQLVGRQMGSSRADREPTLQRAEWVVLAEGDQGSVRKSARRLDMAVRQSGVFEQVGRFSRPEGGSYSLWRRQNDQPVLAEFASAFPRLASGLAAGPSGLEPVFEAVGQEHMLDGHFGYREEVRREAERQLQQSPQDPGPHWTLALLAVLANRPREAARHFASLQTLLPDNPWPAAYRSVVTLAGWNPWTASAVADAAHARMPNPLLLALADLSGVVGGALWRIPSALESVPLAIDQVEEALRAGDQEQASS from the coding sequence ATGAGGCTGCACTGGCGTTTCTGGGGCGCTCTCCTGCTGATCTGGTTGCTGTCCACGCTTGTGGATCGTCTCTGGTGGGAGTTGCAGACCGGTCTGCCCGCCTGGGATCAGGCTGATTATCTCAACAGCGCCATGGATCACGGTCGTGCCCTGGGTGTGCTGCCGGGAGGGCAATGGCAGGGCTGGGATGCCCTGTTGGATCTCTCCCCCAAGATTCCGCCGCTGGCGTCTCTGGTGAACGGCACGGTGATGGCCGTCAGTGGCGATGATCCCGCCGCGGCTGCCTGGAGCCTGAGCCTCTGGCATGGCCTGCTGCTGCTGGCCGTGGCGGGATGGGGGCGACAGCTGCATGGTCAGGGCCTGGCCCTGCTGGCCTGCCTGCTGACCGCCCTGGCCCCGGCCCTCCTCGATCTGCGCACCGACTACGTGCTGGAGATGCCTCTGGCGGCGGTGGGGACCCTGGCCCTCTGGCGTTTGGGCTGTTGGTGCGATCCCCAGCGTGGCGGTCGTTGGGGCCAGGCATGTCTCGCCACCGCCCTGGCTCTGGCGGCGGTGCTGGTGAAGCAGAGTGCCCTGCTGATGCTCACCCCGGCAGGGCTCTGGGCCGCAGCGATCGCGATCCGGCGAGGTCGTGCATGGTGGCGCCAGGCCCTGCTGCTGCCCCTCATGACAGGCCTGCTGATCGGCCCCTGGTTGCGTCACAACTGGATCACCAGCCTGGGGGGAACCAACCGTGCCGTCTTCGAATCCGCAGCCAGGGAGGGTGACCCCGGTGTGTTCAGCCTGGAGAGCTGGACCTGGTATCTGCGCCTGCTGCCGGAACAACTGGGTCCGGTTCTGCTGCTGATCGGTAGTTCCGGCTTGGTGCTCTGGTGGGTTCAGCGTCGATGGCCATCGCGTGATGACCCCTGGCACTGGCCCTGGCTGTTGATCAATCTTTTGGCGGCCTGGTTGTTGACCAGCCTCAGCCCCAACAAGAGCGACCGCTACATCACACCGCTTCTGCCCATGCTGCTGCTGCTGTTGGCCCGCGGCTGGTGGCAGTGGGGTGGCTGGCTTCATCAACAGAGAACCTGGCTGGCACCGGTTGCGCTGATCTCCGGCCTGATCGCCTGTCTGCCGGCGGGCTGGGCAGCCCAGCTGGAACGCTTCGAGGATCGGCCAAGGGGTCCCCTCGAGGAGCTGGTGCGTGCCGCTGGAGGTGGCCAGCCCGGACGATCCCCCCGCACCGTGATTGTGGTGCCGAGCACCTCGGATCTCAATCAGCACAACGTCAGTTACTACGGCCGTCGCCAGGGAGGGCAGCTTGTGGGGCGGCAGATGGGCAGCAGTCGCGCCGATCGCGAGCCAACCCTGCAGCGAGCGGAGTGGGTGGTTCTGGCGGAAGGGGATCAGGGTTCGGTGCGCAAGTCGGCCAGGCGTCTGGACATGGCTGTGCGTCAGAGCGGCGTGTTTGAGCAGGTGGGTCGTTTCTCCCGCCCGGAAGGGGGGAGCTACTCCCTGTGGCGACGCCAGAACGATCAACCGGTGCTGGCTGAATTCGCCTCTGCGTTTCCCAGGCTTGCCTCTGGACTGGCCGCTGGCCCGTCAGGCCTGGAGCCCGTTTTTGAAGCGGTTGGCCAGGAGCACATGCTCGATGGCCACTTCGGGTACCGCGAGGAGGTCCGCCGTGAGGCTGAACGGCAGCTGCAGCAGTCTCCTCAGGATCCTGGTCCCCATTGGACGCTGGCGCTCCTTGCAGTCCTCGCCAATCGTCCGAGGGAAGCGGCTCGCCATTTCGCATCCCTGCAGACCCTGCTGCCTGACAACCCATGGCCAGCGGCGTATCGCAGTGTGGTGACCCTGGCCGGCTGGAATCCCTGGACGGCTTCCGCTGTGGCGGATGCGGCCCATGCCCGCATGCCGAATCCACTGCTTCTGGCCCTCGCTGATCTCAGTGGTGTCGTCGGTGGAGCGCTCTGGCGGATCCCCTCCGCGCTCGAGTCGGTGCCCCTGGCCATCGATCAGGTGGAGGAGGCGTTACGGGCAGGAGATCAGGAGCAGGCTTCGAGCTGA
- a CDS encoding J domain-containing protein codes for MTDPYATLGVSSSASAAEIKAAYRQLVKQHHPDAGGDDQRMLALNAAWEVLGDADRRRAFDRRHTTVPQRNDAGDQNLRRAGSARARGVAADVALSEWLKRVYAPIDRLLGEVINPFPGQLKALSADPYDDALMEDFCSYLEKSLQKLDRVKQLFQSVPTPATARGFGLSVYHCFSELEDALQELERYTMGYVDSYLRDGREMLREAKQRRQRLQDERRRLEI; via the coding sequence ATGACCGATCCTTACGCCACGCTGGGAGTGTCGAGCAGCGCCAGTGCTGCAGAGATCAAGGCTGCTTACCGACAGCTGGTCAAGCAGCACCATCCCGATGCGGGAGGGGATGACCAGCGCATGCTGGCTCTCAACGCGGCCTGGGAGGTTCTGGGCGATGCCGATCGCCGTCGCGCCTTCGATCGCCGACACACAACAGTCCCCCAGCGGAACGATGCGGGTGATCAGAATTTGCGTCGTGCCGGATCAGCGCGCGCGCGCGGGGTTGCGGCGGATGTGGCGTTGTCCGAATGGCTCAAGCGGGTCTATGCCCCGATCGACCGGCTGCTTGGGGAGGTGATCAATCCGTTTCCAGGGCAGCTCAAAGCGCTTTCCGCTGATCCTTACGACGATGCCTTGATGGAGGATTTCTGCAGCTATCTGGAGAAGAGTCTTCAGAAGCTGGATCGCGTCAAACAGCTGTTTCAATCGGTGCCGACTCCGGCGACGGCCCGGGGATTCGGGCTCAGTGTGTACCACTGTTTTTCGGAGCTGGAGGACGCCCTGCAGGAACTGGAGCGCTACACCATGGGCTATGTGGACAGCTACCTGCGCGACGGTCGCGAGATGCTGAGGGAGGCGAAGCAGCGTCGACAACGCCTCCAGGATGAGCGGCGTCGCCTCGAGATCTGA
- the cysK gene encoding cysteine synthase A, translated as MPIATDITALIGGTPLVRLNRLPQACGCQAEILAKLESFNPSASVKDRIASAMVLEAELAGTISPGRTVLVEPTSGNTGIALAMVAAARGYRLILTMPDSMSTERRAMLRAYGAELQLTDGAQGMNGAIALARELVAEIPEAYLLQQFDNPANPAVHESTTAEEIWRDTEGQIDAFVAGVGTGGTITGCARLLKQRQPQLQVIAVEPAASAVLSGGSPGAHRIQGIGAGFVPAVFNREFVDEIVPIDDDAAMEIGRRLAREEGLLCGVSSGAAVAAALRIGQRPEMEGRRLVVVLASYGERYLSTPMFSAASTLPARRDGQL; from the coding sequence ATGCCCATCGCCACTGACATCACAGCTCTGATTGGTGGCACTCCGCTGGTGCGATTGAACCGCCTGCCCCAGGCCTGTGGCTGTCAGGCCGAGATCCTGGCCAAATTGGAGAGTTTCAATCCCTCGGCCTCGGTGAAGGACCGCATCGCCAGCGCCATGGTGCTGGAGGCGGAGCTGGCCGGCACGATCAGTCCCGGTCGCACCGTTCTGGTGGAACCCACCAGCGGCAACACCGGAATTGCCTTGGCCATGGTGGCGGCGGCCAGGGGCTACCGGCTGATCCTCACCATGCCGGATTCAATGAGCACTGAACGGCGAGCGATGTTGCGGGCCTATGGCGCCGAGCTGCAGCTCACCGACGGTGCCCAGGGAATGAATGGCGCCATTGCACTGGCCAGGGAACTGGTGGCGGAGATCCCCGAGGCCTATCTGCTTCAGCAGTTCGACAATCCAGCCAATCCAGCCGTGCATGAGAGCACCACGGCCGAGGAGATCTGGCGCGATACGGAAGGTCAGATCGATGCGTTTGTCGCCGGTGTGGGGACCGGAGGAACGATCACCGGTTGTGCCCGTTTGCTCAAGCAGCGGCAGCCGCAGCTTCAGGTGATTGCGGTGGAGCCAGCGGCCAGTGCCGTGTTGTCCGGTGGATCACCTGGCGCCCATCGCATCCAGGGGATCGGTGCCGGCTTTGTTCCCGCCGTCTTCAACAGGGAGTTCGTTGATGAGATCGTTCCCATCGACGATGACGCCGCCATGGAGATCGGGCGTCGATTGGCCCGTGAGGAAGGCCTGCTCTGCGGCGTCAGCAGTGGTGCAGCGGTTGCCGCCGCCCTGCGCATCGGACAGCGGCCGGAGATGGAGGGGAGGCGATTGGTGGTGGTGCTGGCCAGCTACGGCGAGCGCTACCTATCCACCCCCATGTTCAGTGCTGCATCCACCCTGCCCGCTCGACGGGATGGACAGCTGTGA
- a CDS encoding iron uptake porin translates to MKFSGPKLLQALLTLPVVLFPFLFISSELEAADLDIDSVSDYSATLDLEQAKQLLQQVTSVNQFNDVYPTDWAYQALVRLVKTYGCVAGYPNGSFRGYIPIKRNEAAALLASCLGRVSEMTEEVERLIEEFKSELEFVAGSIMLLEDRVGTLEANQFSTTTKLKGKSVFTMGATKAFGTGEGSRCYWDFDKKYKMVTIDGNETSIGETVNSRYWKKTRKAWLTVHNKDGSFRKKGGLEGLQLLEGTGLEKYYKDVDSRKLRQRKIFKKDGTGGAARLQQPIWYLVFQLRK, encoded by the coding sequence GTGAAATTTTCTGGACCGAAATTATTGCAGGCTTTGTTGACTTTGCCTGTTGTCCTATTCCCATTTTTGTTCATTTCATCCGAGCTTGAAGCAGCGGATTTGGATATCGACTCTGTCTCTGATTACTCCGCCACGCTCGATCTGGAGCAGGCGAAACAACTGCTCCAGCAGGTGACAAGTGTTAATCAATTTAATGATGTTTACCCAACAGATTGGGCTTATCAGGCTTTGGTTCGTCTTGTAAAGACGTATGGATGTGTGGCTGGTTATCCCAATGGTAGTTTCCGAGGTTATATCCCCATTAAGCGTAATGAGGCGGCAGCGTTGTTGGCCTCCTGTCTCGGTAGAGTTAGTGAAATGACAGAGGAAGTTGAACGGCTAATCGAGGAATTCAAATCAGAACTCGAGTTTGTCGCTGGCAGCATCATGTTGTTGGAGGATCGAGTTGGTACCTTGGAGGCTAATCAATTCTCCACAACGACAAAGCTAAAAGGTAAAAGTGTGTTCACGATGGGTGCTACCAAGGCCTTCGGAACAGGTGAAGGTTCGAGATGTTATTGGGATTTTGATAAGAAATATAAAATGGTTACTATTGATGGCAATGAAACATCAATTGGAGAAACTGTTAATAGTCGATATTGGAAAAAGACCCGAAAAGCTTGGCTAACAGTTCATAATAAAGACGGCAGTTTCCGTAAAAAAGGAGGTCTCGAGGGCTTGCAGCTGCTTGAAGGAACCGGGCTTGAAAAGTACTACAAAGATGTGGATTCTCGGAAGCTCCGTCAGCGTAAGATCTTTAAAAAGGATGGCACAGGAGGTGCTGCTCGCTTACAACAACCAATATGGTACTTGGTCTTTCAACTACGAAAATAA
- a CDS encoding iron uptake porin, producing the protein MQLFRQLLVAPAAIGLLAPLAVVNSPAAHAADLNINSVSDYTDVANSEEQVTSITQFSDVYPTDWAYQALASLIERYGCVAGYPNGTFGGNRAMTRYEAAALLNACLDRITEVTDELRRLIKEFEKELAIIRGRVDGLEARVGELEATQFSTTTKLSGFTNFVAGATKAKGDNFRFEKGGVGARDDYNRSWGAFTFSYDLRLSLKTSFTGKDLLFTRLRAGNMGRTSTWTGGGVLMNTLNTAAPGGNVLGVDRLYYRFPLGSSFTIQAGPLTRNTEMMGYKPSAYAKGGQTVLDFFGGSLGVPGVWNKETGGGFGAIYSNKSNVSKGDPYWTLAANYVADAGEASDGNPTTGGIMTDNSEANFTSQIAYGNKQWGLALGYRYGQCGARFRTATEYAFSESFGTPCSVATGTFIDGDGEEQDILERSGASSNSFSFNAFWRPEDSGWMPSISAGLGKSYLNGNSTWDDFTSKRGMASWMVGLTWTDVLMKSNALGYAVGQPQFVYDDEDFVADGGYAMELWYKFQVADNISVTPSVYWLSRPLGDFTQNYKGDYKSFGVFGGVIQTVFKF; encoded by the coding sequence ATGCAACTCTTCCGGCAGCTGCTGGTGGCTCCCGCTGCCATTGGCCTCCTTGCCCCTTTGGCTGTTGTCAACAGCCCTGCAGCCCATGCCGCAGATCTGAACATCAACAGCGTGTCCGACTACACGGACGTCGCCAACAGCGAAGAGCAGGTCACCAGCATCACCCAGTTCTCTGACGTCTACCCGACTGACTGGGCCTACCAGGCTCTCGCCAGCCTGATCGAGCGTTACGGCTGTGTTGCCGGTTACCCCAACGGCACCTTCGGCGGCAACCGGGCCATGACCCGTTACGAGGCAGCTGCCCTTCTCAACGCCTGTCTCGACCGCATCACTGAGGTCACCGACGAACTGCGTCGCCTGATCAAGGAATTCGAAAAGGAACTCGCCATCATCCGTGGTCGCGTCGATGGCCTCGAGGCCCGCGTCGGTGAACTGGAAGCCACCCAGTTCTCCACCACCACCAAGCTCAGCGGTTTCACCAACTTTGTTGCCGGTGCCACCAAGGCAAAGGGTGACAATTTCCGGTTTGAAAAAGGGGGGGTGGGAGCACGTGATGATTACAACAGATCCTGGGGTGCTTTCACCTTCAGTTACGACCTGCGCCTGAGCCTGAAAACGTCCTTCACGGGCAAGGATCTTCTGTTCACCCGTCTGCGTGCCGGCAACATGGGCCGAACGTCGACTTGGACTGGCGGCGGTGTTCTGATGAACACCCTGAACACAGCAGCTCCAGGCGGAAATGTTCTTGGGGTGGATCGTCTTTATTACCGCTTCCCCCTGGGCAGCAGTTTCACGATCCAGGCCGGTCCTCTCACCCGGAACACCGAGATGATGGGATACAAACCATCGGCCTATGCCAAGGGTGGCCAGACAGTTCTCGACTTCTTCGGCGGATCTCTCGGCGTTCCCGGCGTCTGGAACAAGGAGACCGGTGGTGGCTTCGGTGCCATCTACAGCAACAAGAGCAACGTCTCAAAGGGAGATCCCTACTGGACGCTCGCTGCCAACTATGTCGCTGACGCCGGAGAAGCCAGTGATGGCAATCCGACCACCGGCGGCATCATGACCGACAACTCCGAAGCGAACTTCACCTCTCAGATTGCCTACGGCAACAAGCAGTGGGGTCTTGCTCTCGGTTACCGCTATGGCCAGTGTGGAGCCAGGTTCAGAACAGCAACCGAGTACGCATTCTCCGAGTCCTTCGGCACCCCTTGCAGCGTCGCAACCGGAACTTTCATTGATGGCGATGGCGAAGAGCAGGACATCCTTGAGCGTTCCGGCGCGTCCAGCAACAGTTTCTCCTTCAACGCGTTCTGGCGTCCTGAGGATTCCGGCTGGATGCCATCAATCAGTGCAGGCCTTGGCAAGTCTTATCTGAATGGCAACAGCACCTGGGACGACTTCACCAGCAAGCGCGGCATGGCGAGCTGGATGGTCGGTCTCACCTGGACCGATGTTCTGATGAAGAGCAACGCTCTCGGCTACGCCGTGGGTCAGCCTCAGTTCGTCTATGACGACGAGGATTTTGTTGCCGATGGTGGTTATGCCATGGAGCTCTGGTACAAGTTCCAGGTCGCCGACAACATCTCTGTGACCCCCTCGGTGTACTGGCTGTCGCGCCCCTTGGGTGATTTCACTCAGAACTACAAGGGTGACTACAAGTCGTTCGGCGTTTTCGGTGGAGTGATTCAGACCGTCTTCAAGTTCTGA
- a CDS encoding iron uptake porin has protein sequence MKLFQQLLVAPAALGLLAPVAAQAADFNVDAMSEYSSTSRKEQVTSITQFSDVYPTDWAYQALASLIERYGCVAGYPSGTFGGNRAMTRYEAAALLNACLDRITEVTDELRRLIKEFEKELAIIRGRVDGLEARVGELEAAQFSTTTKLNGSTHWVIGAAKYHGAGKDDIAALSGATTFSYDLRLALDTSFTGKDLLRTRLRSGNMNNIFGAAGPVGLFGQEYGVNTENAVFIDRLFYSFPIGSEFTIVGGPVVRQDDMLPVWPSAYPSDMTMDFFTYAGAPGAYNLALGGGAGVYWQTDGGFSISTSYLSTNAGLGCPNANTGCENAGGIATDAAGSNATTQIAYAPDNWGIAAAYTKASGDNGVGVYGGNATPGAVDVAMSGVTNSYGLSVWWMPEESGWIPSISGGWGLTDIPSSNISGVKSATTQSWYVGLEWSDVFLMGNSFGIAAGQPTFITDIDARDGSDFVSGGGYAWEFFYKFQVTDNITVTPAVHYLSKPFPNQSSDNTTTGLSGLVKTTFKF, from the coding sequence ATGAAGCTTTTCCAGCAACTGCTGGTGGCTCCGGCAGCTCTTGGCCTTCTGGCCCCTGTCGCCGCCCAGGCAGCCGACTTCAATGTCGATGCGATGTCCGAGTACTCCTCTACTAGCCGTAAGGAGCAGGTCACCAGCATCACCCAGTTCTCTGACGTCTACCCGACTGACTGGGCCTACCAGGCTCTCGCCAGCCTGATCGAGCGTTACGGCTGCGTCGCCGGTTACCCCAGCGGCACCTTCGGCGGCAACAGGGCCATGACCCGTTACGAGGCAGCTGCCCTTCTCAACGCCTGTCTCGACCGCATCACTGAGGTAACCGACGAACTGCGTCGCCTTATCAAGGAATTCGAAAAAGAACTCGCCATCATCCGTGGTCGCGTCGATGGCCTTGAGGCCCGCGTCGGTGAACTGGAAGCTGCCCAGTTCTCCACGACCACCAAATTGAATGGTTCCACCCACTGGGTGATCGGTGCCGCCAAGTATCACGGCGCTGGCAAAGATGACATTGCTGCCCTCTCAGGCGCAACCACCTTCAGTTACGACCTCCGTCTGGCTCTCGATACCAGCTTCACTGGTAAGGATTTGCTGAGAACGCGTCTGCGTTCCGGCAACATGAACAACATCTTCGGGGCCGCAGGTCCTGTTGGTCTGTTCGGTCAGGAGTACGGCGTTAACACCGAAAACGCTGTGTTCATCGATCGACTGTTCTATAGCTTCCCGATCGGCAGCGAGTTCACCATCGTCGGTGGCCCTGTCGTTCGTCAGGACGACATGCTGCCGGTGTGGCCCAGTGCCTATCCGTCTGACATGACGATGGACTTCTTCACCTATGCCGGTGCACCGGGTGCTTACAACCTGGCCCTCGGCGGTGGTGCTGGTGTCTATTGGCAGACCGACGGCGGTTTCAGCATCTCCACCAGCTACTTGTCCACGAACGCCGGCTTGGGTTGCCCCAATGCCAACACTGGATGTGAAAACGCCGGTGGTATCGCCACAGATGCGGCTGGTTCCAACGCAACCACCCAGATTGCTTATGCCCCTGACAACTGGGGTATCGCTGCTGCCTACACCAAGGCTTCCGGCGACAACGGAGTCGGTGTTTACGGCGGTAATGCCACCCCTGGGGCCGTTGATGTTGCCATGTCTGGCGTCACCAACTCCTACGGCCTGAGCGTCTGGTGGATGCCTGAGGAATCCGGTTGGATTCCTTCCATCAGTGGTGGTTGGGGCCTGACAGATATCCCCAGCAGCAACATCTCCGGCGTCAAGAGTGCCACGACTCAGTCCTGGTACGTCGGCCTTGAGTGGAGCGATGTGTTCCTGATGGGCAATTCCTTCGGTATTGCCGCTGGTCAGCCCACCTTCATCACGGATATCGATGCCAGAGACGGCTCTGACTTCGTAAGTGGTGGTGGTTACGCCTGGGAATTCTTCTACAAGTTCCAGGTCACCGACAACATCACTGTCACCCCGGCTGTTCACTACCTGAGCAAGCCCTTCCCCAACCAGTCCAGCGACAACACAACGACTGGCCTGAGTGGTCTTGTGAAGACAACATTCAAGTTCTGA
- a CDS encoding DUF2079 domain-containing protein, which translates to MSRDVLGDPSKRQPEQHHRVLVAAGLFAVAALILQAWRSQVLLASYDQGIFQQVLWNSLQGHPFESTLSSQLSASVGQAGELPSVDYERLGQHFTPTLLLWAPLLGLIGGAALPIVQVGLIAAAGLVLHRLAIRQIPERTANWIAYGYFCGNALIGPTLGNFSDLCQLPVMVFALMLGLLERRRWLVIISALLIPWIREDTGVLLVAVGAWMLWRQRHRWPLGLALMIWGGGWVLLSTNVLMPLFSDDNAKRFMVENFGQYLGDNPIQGSSSLGVVQRILSQPLLLLQQLVDPPGQTLLYLLGHGLPFLFVPLLSFDTVLLAGPSLLGLFLAQGANDPLSITIRYTLLVVPGFALGALFWWKRRRDPVPGRRHRLAWGCCLVLSLLLTVSSNPHRSLSFLIPDSIDPWVYSTPQRQWAHGQAARDVLAVIPNDASAAANTPLVPLLALRQVLVRFPFTTSYLDREGNERPVDWIAVDLDLLERYGAAFRGDWRQLKKSRRWIQEHRDSYAVKAFEDGVLAFERNGRRIPTLEARLDDLLAQPMPGDPREQLKTMPPTG; encoded by the coding sequence ATGTCGCGTGACGTGCTGGGCGATCCTTCCAAGAGGCAACCGGAGCAACACCACCGAGTTCTTGTCGCCGCTGGGTTGTTCGCCGTTGCCGCGCTGATTCTCCAGGCCTGGCGGTCTCAGGTGCTGCTGGCCAGTTACGACCAGGGAATCTTCCAGCAGGTGCTGTGGAACAGCCTTCAGGGACATCCCTTTGAAAGCACCCTGTCGTCGCAGTTGTCAGCCAGTGTCGGCCAGGCCGGGGAACTGCCCTCCGTGGACTACGAGCGGCTCGGTCAGCACTTCACCCCCACGCTGTTGCTCTGGGCTCCACTGCTCGGCCTGATCGGAGGGGCTGCTCTGCCGATCGTCCAGGTGGGGCTGATCGCAGCAGCTGGGCTTGTTCTTCATCGCCTGGCGATTCGTCAGATCCCCGAACGCACAGCGAACTGGATCGCTTACGGGTATTTCTGCGGCAACGCCTTGATCGGTCCGACACTCGGCAATTTCAGCGATCTCTGCCAGCTGCCCGTCATGGTGTTCGCGCTGATGCTGGGTCTGCTGGAAAGGCGCAGGTGGCTGGTGATCATCAGCGCACTGCTGATTCCATGGATCCGCGAAGACACCGGTGTGCTTCTGGTGGCCGTCGGCGCCTGGATGCTGTGGCGTCAGCGGCATCGCTGGCCACTGGGCCTGGCCTTGATGATCTGGGGTGGAGGTTGGGTGCTGCTCAGTACGAACGTGCTGATGCCGCTGTTCTCCGACGACAACGCCAAGCGGTTCATGGTCGAGAACTTCGGTCAATACCTCGGAGACAACCCGATCCAAGGCAGCAGCAGTCTCGGTGTGGTGCAGCGGATTCTGAGCCAGCCCCTGCTGCTGCTGCAACAACTGGTCGACCCGCCGGGACAGACCCTGCTCTATCTGCTGGGTCATGGCCTCCCCTTCCTGTTTGTCCCCCTGCTGAGCTTCGACACGGTGCTGCTGGCAGGCCCCTCTCTGCTGGGACTGTTTCTTGCCCAGGGGGCGAACGATCCTCTTTCAATCACTATCCGCTACACCCTGCTGGTCGTCCCAGGCTTTGCGCTGGGGGCCCTGTTCTGGTGGAAGCGACGCCGTGATCCAGTCCCGGGACGCCGTCATCGGCTGGCCTGGGGTTGCTGCCTGGTGTTGTCTCTGCTGCTCACCGTCAGCAGCAACCCTCACCGCAGCCTCTCGTTCCTGATTCCGGACAGCATTGATCCCTGGGTGTACAGCACCCCGCAACGGCAGTGGGCCCATGGCCAGGCCGCCCGCGACGTGCTTGCTGTGATCCCGAACGATGCAAGCGCTGCTGCCAACACACCTCTTGTCCCCCTTCTGGCGCTCCGGCAAGTGCTGGTGCGCTTCCCTTTCACAACGTCCTACCTCGATCGAGAGGGAAACGAGCGCCCGGTTGACTGGATTGCAGTGGATCTGGATCTGCTGGAGCGATACGGCGCAGCATTTCGGGGGGACTGGCGTCAACTGAAGAAAAGCCGCCGCTGGATCCAAGAGCATCGCGACAGCTACGCGGTGAAGGCTTTCGAGGATGGTGTCCTGGCTTTTGAACGCAACGGCCGTCGCATTCCAACGCTGGAGGCCCGTTTGGATGATCTCCTGGCGCAACCGATGCCGGGAGATCCTCGGGAGCAGTTAAAAACGATGCCCCCGACCGGGTAA